From one Bacteroides eggerthii genomic stretch:
- a CDS encoding SusC/RagA family TonB-linked outer membrane protein has translation MKNIFVDCRMRKILFVAVCIRSSLGGDYCYSSEANSNWQEHGTMVNNEWTSYGALQDKSIQVTGTVTDEFGPVIGATVQVKGSTTGVITDIDGKYIIQVPNEDAVLTVSFIGYLSQEVKVGGRRTVNVRLKENVQSLEEVTVVAYGVQKKATLTGAISSVGTDALLKSPSGSVANSLAGQLPGVSSMQPSGQPGADDAKIFVRGVGSLSEAGATPLILVDGVERSFFQMDPNEIESINVLKDASATAVFGVRGANGVVLVTTRRGKEGKARVSVSSNVGVQVPTRVLETADSYTTALCYTEAQRNDGMAEDQMAFNAYDLERFRLGDSPIMYPNINWYKELTNKMAVQTQHNLNISGGTKKVRYFISLGFLYQNGLFKQLKGLDYNNNYNYSRYNYRANLDVNLTPTTTLKFNMGGIVGNKREPIEEIWKNFSSTWPFSSPGLVDGKKVVHQDSRYPNLTMKNQIFDRYYGSGYKRQLSNNMTFDLNLEQKLDFITKGLSVDIKGSYNTDYSYVRRVVGHVETYTPFYKSEVDGSGLSIDDPDFNREVVYRVSGQNSMNTYEEKESDRKRGRDWYLEGSVRYNRKFGDHSVGALFLYNQSKKYYPKLYTDVAAGYVGFVGRLTYDYKSKYMAEFNIGHNGSENFAPDKRFGTFPAGSVGYILTEEDFFPKNKFLTYLKLRGSIGLVGNDNMKVNGKDLRFLYLPDSYSVNDSEWLEKSYQDKNGYIFGLTNTSYEWAAREILLGNPDVTWETALKQNYGLDAYFFNDRLRLSVDYFIEKRKDILIQRSTVPSLIAMGGGLLPAVNMGKVDNKGYEIDLKWNDKVKDVSYFINANVSYSKNKIVYQDEVEPNEPYMWHTGNEVGARYGYVAQGFYTKDDFDADGTLRDDLPQPISKVQPGDTKYADLNGDEVIDPDDRTKIGKPKRPAYTFGLNFGAEYKGFFASMNWTGVAGCDIEMQNTYRDPFFNKQLGGTFYQYLVDGRWTEATAATAEYPRFTYNRNTNNQETSRVWLKDASYLKLKNLTVGYNITSEKVLKAIGASKLAVQFTGYNLLTFDKLKIFDPEGELTRDDNTYPVMKIFSLGVNVTF, from the coding sequence GGTTACCGGAACGGTTACTGATGAGTTTGGTCCTGTTATCGGAGCTACTGTGCAGGTGAAAGGGTCTACAACCGGTGTGATAACCGACATTGACGGAAAGTACATCATTCAGGTGCCTAATGAGGATGCTGTGCTTACCGTTTCATTCATTGGCTATTTGTCTCAGGAAGTCAAGGTAGGAGGGCGGAGAACAGTCAATGTCCGTCTGAAAGAGAATGTACAGAGCTTGGAAGAAGTAACAGTAGTGGCATACGGTGTACAGAAGAAGGCAACATTGACCGGTGCCATTTCCAGTGTAGGTACGGATGCTTTGTTGAAGTCGCCGAGTGGTAGTGTTGCCAACTCTTTGGCCGGTCAGCTGCCGGGTGTATCGTCCATGCAGCCCAGTGGACAGCCGGGTGCCGATGACGCAAAGATATTTGTGCGTGGTGTGGGCTCCTTGAGTGAAGCCGGCGCTACTCCTCTTATTTTGGTAGATGGGGTGGAACGTAGCTTTTTCCAGATGGATCCCAATGAAATAGAATCTATAAACGTGCTGAAAGACGCTTCCGCTACGGCTGTATTCGGTGTGCGTGGAGCCAACGGTGTGGTTTTGGTGACGACACGTCGCGGAAAAGAGGGTAAAGCCCGGGTGTCGGTAAGCTCCAATGTCGGCGTGCAAGTGCCCACCCGCGTGTTGGAAACGGCAGATAGCTACACTACCGCCTTATGTTATACCGAAGCGCAACGCAATGACGGTATGGCGGAAGATCAAATGGCATTCAATGCCTATGACTTGGAAAGGTTCCGCTTGGGCGATTCTCCTATCATGTATCCCAATATCAATTGGTATAAGGAGCTGACAAACAAGATGGCTGTCCAGACGCAACATAACCTCAACATCTCCGGAGGTACAAAGAAGGTACGTTATTTCATCTCTTTGGGTTTCCTCTATCAGAATGGTTTGTTCAAGCAGTTGAAAGGACTCGACTATAATAACAACTATAATTATTCCCGTTATAACTATCGTGCCAACTTGGATGTAAATCTTACCCCTACCACTACCTTGAAGTTCAATATGGGCGGTATTGTGGGGAATAAGCGCGAACCGATTGAAGAGATCTGGAAGAACTTTTCTTCTACATGGCCTTTCTCTTCTCCCGGACTGGTAGACGGAAAGAAAGTGGTGCACCAGGATAGCCGCTATCCTAATCTTACGATGAAGAACCAGATATTTGATAGATACTACGGTTCCGGTTACAAACGCCAGTTGTCCAACAATATGACGTTCGACCTGAACTTAGAGCAAAAGTTGGATTTCATTACCAAAGGTCTGTCGGTCGACATCAAGGGATCCTATAATACGGATTATTCTTATGTAAGAAGAGTAGTCGGCCATGTAGAGACTTATACTCCTTTCTATAAGTCGGAGGTGGATGGTTCCGGTCTTTCTATCGACGATCCTGACTTTAACAGGGAGGTTGTTTATCGTGTGAGTGGACAGAATTCCATGAATACCTATGAAGAAAAAGAGAGTGACCGTAAGCGCGGGCGCGACTGGTATCTGGAAGGAAGTGTCCGTTACAACCGTAAATTCGGCGACCATAGTGTAGGGGCTTTGTTCCTTTACAATCAAAGCAAGAAGTATTATCCGAAGTTATATACCGATGTAGCTGCCGGTTATGTAGGTTTCGTAGGACGCTTGACTTACGATTATAAATCCAAATACATGGCTGAGTTCAATATCGGTCACAACGGTTCCGAGAATTTTGCTCCGGACAAGCGTTTCGGTACATTCCCCGCCGGTTCTGTCGGGTATATTCTGACGGAAGAGGATTTCTTTCCGAAGAATAAGTTCTTGACCTATTTGAAGCTTCGCGGTTCTATCGGTCTGGTGGGTAATGATAATATGAAAGTGAATGGGAAAGACCTCCGCTTCCTGTACTTGCCCGACTCTTATTCAGTGAACGATTCCGAGTGGCTTGAGAAGAGCTATCAGGATAAGAACGGTTATATCTTCGGTCTTACCAATACCTCTTATGAGTGGGCGGCCAGAGAGATCCTTTTGGGTAATCCGGATGTAACCTGGGAAACGGCTCTCAAGCAGAATTATGGTCTGGACGCTTATTTCTTCAACGACCGTTTGCGTTTGTCGGTTGACTATTTTATTGAAAAACGTAAGGACATTCTGATTCAGCGGAGTACGGTTCCTTCTTTGATTGCTATGGGTGGCGGTTTGTTGCCGGCTGTCAACATGGGTAAGGTGGATAATAAGGGATATGAGATTGACTTGAAGTGGAATGACAAGGTAAAGGATGTTTCTTATTTTATCAATGCCAATGTATCCTATTCTAAAAATAAGATTGTCTATCAGGATGAGGTAGAGCCTAACGAACCTTATATGTGGCATACCGGTAATGAAGTCGGTGCCCGTTATGGATATGTGGCGCAAGGATTCTACACGAAAGACGATTTTGATGCCGACGGCACTTTGCGCGATGATTTGCCGCAACCTATATCTAAGGTTCAGCCCGGAGATACGAAATATGCGGATTTGAACGGAGATGAAGTGATAGATCCGGACGACCGCACGAAAATCGGAAAGCCCAAACGTCCGGCTTACACGTTCGGTTTGAACTTCGGTGCGGAGTATAAAGGCTTTTTTGCTTCAATGAACTGGACAGGGGTTGCAGGATGTGATATTGAGATGCAGAATACTTATAGGGATCCGTTCTTCAACAAGCAGTTGGGCGGAACATTCTATCAATATCTGGTAGATGGCCGGTGGACGGAAGCAACGGCGGCTACGGCAGAGTATCCGCGCTTTACGTACAACCGTAATACCAATAATCAGGAAACATCCCGCGTATGGCTGAAAGATGCTTCTTATCTGAAGCTGAAGAACCTGACGGTAGGCTACAATATCACAAGCGAAAAAGTGCTGAAAGCAATCGGCGCTTCAAAACTTGCCGTACAGTTTACGGGATATAACCTGCTGACTTTCGATAAACTGAAAATATTTGATCCGGAAGGTGAGTTGACACGTGATGATAATACTTACCCTGTAATGAAGATTTTCAGCCTGGGAGTAAATGTAACCTTTTAA